A single genomic interval of Blochmannia endosymbiont of Camponotus sp. C-003 harbors:
- the ftsZ gene encoding cell division protein FtsZ, which yields MFEPMELTSDAVIKVVGIGGGGSNAVDHMLRERIEGVDFFAVNTDAQALRKMTVGQTIQIGSSITKGLGAGANPEIGRNSAEEDRDVLKATIEGADMVFIAAGMGGGTGTGAAPIIAQVAKDLGILTVAVVTKPFNFEGKKRMTFAEQGISELSKYVDSLITIPNDKLLKVLGRGVSLLDAFSAANDVLKGAVQGIAELITRPGLMNVDFADVRTVMSEMGYAMMGAGVGCGDDRAEEASELAIASPLLEDIDLSGARGVLVNITSGLDLRLDEFETVGNTIRSFASDNATVVIGTALDPDINNELRVTVVATGIGVDTRSDIMLSNTKEEKKVIKDNHYNNHASQRVSTFFKESRHTSSNTVDHRSTTLDKDGDYLDIPAFLRKQAD from the coding sequence ATGTTTGAACCAATGGAATTAACTAGTGATGCAGTAATTAAAGTTGTTGGTATTGGCGGAGGCGGTAGTAATGCAGTCGATCATATGTTACGTGAACGTATTGAAGGTGTAGATTTTTTTGCTGTTAATACTGATGCCCAAGCTTTAAGAAAAATGACAGTAGGTCAAACTATCCAAATTGGTAGTTCTATCACTAAAGGACTAGGAGCAGGTGCCAATCCTGAAATTGGTCGTAATTCTGCAGAAGAAGATCGTGATGTATTGAAGGCTACTATAGAAGGTGCAGATATGGTATTTATTGCTGCAGGTATGGGTGGGGGTACTGGAACAGGTGCTGCCCCGATAATAGCGCAAGTGGCTAAAGACTTAGGTATTTTGACTGTAGCTGTAGTTACAAAACCTTTTAATTTTGAAGGAAAAAAACGTATGACATTTGCTGAACAAGGAATTTCTGAATTATCTAAATATGTAGATTCATTAATAACAATTCCAAATGATAAATTATTAAAAGTTTTAGGGCGTGGTGTATCATTACTAGATGCTTTTAGCGCTGCTAATGACGTATTAAAAGGCGCTGTTCAAGGTATTGCAGAATTAATTACTCGACCGGGTCTAATGAATGTAGATTTTGCAGATGTGCGTACAGTAATGTCGGAAATGGGATATGCTATGATGGGGGCTGGAGTAGGATGCGGCGATGATAGAGCGGAAGAAGCATCAGAGCTAGCTATTGCTAGCCCTTTGTTAGAAGATATTGATTTATCTGGAGCTCGCGGTGTTTTGGTAAATATCACTTCTGGTTTAGATCTACGATTAGATGAATTTGAAACTGTGGGTAATACTATACGTTCTTTTGCTTCTGACAACGCTACAGTAGTAATCGGAACTGCTCTAGATCCAGACATAAATAATGAACTACGTGTTACGGTAGTAGCAACAGGAATTGGTGTCGATACACGTTCAGATATTATGTTATCCAACACTAAAGAAGAAAAAAAAGTAATAAAAGATAATCATTATAATAATCATGCTTCCCAAAGAGTGTCTACATTTTTTAAAGAATCAAGACATACGTCATCTAATACGGTGGATCATCGAAGTACAACGCTTGATAAAGATGGGGATTATTTAGATATCCCTGCTTTTCTAAGAAAACAAGCAGACTAA